The following proteins are encoded in a genomic region of Arachis stenosperma cultivar V10309 chromosome 4, arast.V10309.gnm1.PFL2, whole genome shotgun sequence:
- the LOC130975820 gene encoding uncharacterized protein LOC130975820: protein MKIMMWNIRGAANKGTIRTLKELQNQKKPDLTILVETKCSGNKAREVIKAMGFNHAIVEEAVGFVGGIWILWKNDDFKIKVMSTHKQFVHMEIENNQRRRWSLMAVYASPHEAQRKEMWVLLHNISRNMNLPWLMIGDFNDIAEQSEKKGGGNDTHACRRFRGWIDKCNLIDVGYSGSRFTWKGGIREGQERVIKGWIELYVTQSDVQISQMHLWRCYQEYNQIITLCCYTQDLRLAPKERDLSALNNLTESLKKWNNETFGNIFRKKRRILNIIQGIQKSRLYGRNKFLDGLEKDLSEELEKILDQEEIFWLQKSRQKWLVEGDRNTKYFHTKTLVRRRKNKIVKLRNNNGIWCEEVEAVKSIVSNFFTDLYRDERPERPTIRCSWQYKRLEEE from the exons ATGAAGATCATGATGTGGAACATTAGAGGAGCAGCGAACAAAGGTACCATTCGCACCCTCAAGGAGTTGCAAAACCAAAAGAAACCTGACCTCACTATTCTGGTAGAAACCAAATGTAGCGGAAATAAAGCAAGAGAGGTGATTAAGGCAATGGGATTCAATCATGCCATAGTCGAAGAAGCTGTCGGTTTTGTTGGAGGGATCTGGATCCTCTGGAAGAATGATGATTTCAAAATCAAAGTTATGTCAACCCACAAGCAATTTGTGCATATGGAAATTGAAAACAATCAACGGAGGAGATGGAGCCTTATGGCTGTGTATGCAAGTCCACATGAAgcacaaagaaaagaaatgtgggTGCTTTTGCACAACATCTCAAGAAACATGAACTTACCGTGGCTGATGATAGGTGATTTCAACGACATCGCAGAGCAAAGTGAGAAGAAAGGAGGGGGAAATGATACCCATGCGTGTAGACGTTTCAGAGGCTGGATTGACAAATGCAACCTCATAGACGTAGGCTATTCTGGATCAAGATTCACATGGAAGGGGGGAATAAGAGAAGGCCAAGAAAGAGTTATAAAAGGCTGGATCGAGCTTTATGTAACTCAGAGTGACGTACAAATTTCTCAAATGCATTTATGGAGGTGCTACCAAGAATACAATCAGATCATCACCCTCTGCTGCTATACACAAGACCTGAGACTAGCACCCAAGGAGAGAGACCTTTCAG CCTTAAACAATTTAACTGAAAGTCTGAAAAAATGGAATAATGAAACTTTTGGTAACATATTTCGAAAGAAGAGGAGGATTTTGAATATAATTCAAGGGATACAAAAATCTAGGCTTTATGGTAGGAACAAGTTTCTTGATGGGCTGGAAAAAGACCTTTCGGAGGAATTGGAAAAAATCCTGGATCAAGAGGAGATCTTCTGGCTACAAAAATCCAGACAAAAGTGGCTAGTAGAAGGAGATAGAAACACTAAATATTTTCACACAAAAACTCTAGTGCGAAGAAGGAAGAACAAGATAGTGAAGCTGAGGAACAATAATGGTATCTGGTGTGAAGAGGTAGAAGCTGTAAAATCGATAGTCTCAAATTTTTTCACTGACCTATACCGAGATGAAAGACCAGAGCGCCCCACTATTCGATGCAGCTGGCAATATAAAAGATTGGAAGAAGAATAG
- the LOC130973323 gene encoding 60S ribosomal protein L34 — protein sequence MVQRLTYRKRHSYATKSNQHRVVKTPGGKLVYQSTKKRASGPKCPVTGKRIQGIPHLRPAEYKRSRLPRNRRTVNRAYGGVLSGGAVRERIIRAFLVEEQKIVKKVLKIQKAKEKQASRS from the exons ATGGTTCAGAGGCTCACTTATCGTAAGCGCCATAGCTATGCCACCAAATCCAACCAGCACCGTGTTGTCAAAACCCCCGGTGGGAAGCTGGTGTACCAGAGTACGAAGAAGAGAGCAAGTGGACCAAAATGCCCTGTCACCGGAAAGAGGATCCAAGGG ATTCCCCATCTGAGACCTGCTGAATACAAGAGATCTAGGTTGCCTAGAAACCGCCGTACAGTGAACCGCGCCTATGGAGGTGTCTTGTCTGGAGGAGCAGTTAGAGAAAGGATTATCCGTGCTTTCCTTGTTGAGGAACAaaaaattgtgaagaaggtgttGAAGATCCAAAAGGCAAAAGAAAAGCAAGCATCAAGGAGTTAA
- the LOC130972970 gene encoding uncharacterized protein LOC130972970 isoform X1: MIMSYNKGFFNPKVVFLTEYFCVLFSKLMQSLFWVFTKIFMRYYSSKGMSSACCSEFPFEVDQTNPETEAEGDSYYGSCEEDTEVKYENFDSACDSLSHESNQIDSEGCEGETEVEAGPMNECCSETFVDEGVSFGLEEEENEEEPSKLVFKFEYQSWDCNLVEEESKESCDFVERDDTISSCTNKYQIFTGASFSQFLDEPQVENFTVKEFYVHSNGDDSPFENQVIIESKEGFNAEILENSTQKVSQNKVKDSEPVAEDLPHEDDDFICSSIDSDSMNFMGEEGFLSEADFGTNIDYYTLGNHHVGEENADLITDEEEDLDFLDDKDLENLDIGYEPDDFAEEDEDIMNELRKIEEDCAKEKSSGKNFEGSLKNNSDSLAAFDGEDSSRFDTLWEHQDLIEQLKMELKKVRATGLPTILEDSESPRIMEDLKPWNIDEKFHHCSNTNDLPKFYKSYRERMRKFDILNYQKMYAIGFLSSKDPLQTLSWHKKSSSFAIKDILRRPQSGRRKNKESGDATNKFMRELYSDLEMVYVGQLCLSWEFLQWEYEKALELWESDQYGLKRFNEVAGEFQQFQVLIQRFIENEPFQGPRVENYTKNRCVMRNLLQVPLIREDNSSKDKKKQRQKGGDVVAADDESIIITSDMLVEILEESIRTIWRFIRADKDASSFTLKSARETHQLMQLQDLSDSQLLLEILTDLQKKEKRLKELLRSESCILKKLKKHDYDEDGTDQVLYFFSQVDMKLVWRVLNMSRITTDQLAWCRSKLNKITFVNRRIHVEPTFLLFPS; the protein is encoded by the exons ATGATCATGAGTTACAACAAGGGTTTTTTTAATCCAAAGGTGGTTTTTTTAACGGAGTATTTTTGTGTTCTGTTTTCTAAGCTTATGCAATCTCTGTTCTGGGTTTTCACCAAAATCTTCATGAG GTATTATAGTTCTAAGGGAATGAGTTCTGCTTGTTGTTCTGAATTTCCCTTTGAAGTTGATCAAACCAATCCAGAAACCGAAGCTGAGGGGGATAGTTATTATGGATCATGTGAAGAAGATACAGAGGTGAAGTATGAGAATTTTGATTCTGCTTGTGATTCTCTATCACATGAAAGTAATCAAATTGATTCTGAAGGCTGCGAGGGCGAAACAGAAGTTGAAGCAGGGCCAATGAATGAATGTTGCTCTGAAACTTTTGTTGATGAAGGTGTAAGTTTTGgacttgaagaagaagaaaatgaagaggaaCCATCAAAGTTGGTTTTCAAATTTGAATATCAAAGTTGGGATTGCAACTTGGTTGAAGAAGAATCCAAGGAAAGTTGTGATTTTGTGGAGAGGGATGATACTATTTCCTCATGTACCAACAAGTATCAGATCTTCACTGGGGCAAGTTTCAGCCAGTTCTTGGATGAACCACAAGTTGAAAATTTCACTGTGAAAGAGTTTTATGTCCATTCAAATGGTGATGATTCTCCATTTGAAAATCAAGTTATCATTGAGTCCAAAGAAGGCTTTAATGCAGAAATTCTTGAGAATTCCACTCAAAAGGTGTCACAAAATAAGGTCAAGGATTCGGAACCAGTTGCTGAAGATTTACCACATGAAGATGATGATTTCATATGCTCAAGTATTGATTCAGATTCTATGAATTTTATGGGAGAAGAAGGTTTCTTGTCGGAAGCAGACTTCGGAACCAATATTGATTATTACACATTGGGGAACCATCATGTTGGTGAGGAAAATGCAGACCTAATAacagatgaagaagaagatttgGATTTTTTGGATGATAAAGATTTGGAGAATTTAGATATTGGTTATGAGCCTGATGATTTTGCCGAAGAAGACGAAGATATAATGAATGAGCTTAGAAAGATTGAAGAAGATTGTGCAAAGGAAAAGTCTTCAGGTAAAAATTTTGAAGGATCATTGAAGAACAATTCAGATAGTTTAGCTGCTTTTGATGGTGAGGATTCAAGCCGGTTCGACACACTTTGGGAGCATCAAGATTTGATAGAGCAGCTAAAGATGGAGCTGAAGAAAGTTAGAGCAACTGGTTTACCTACAATCCTTGAGGATTCTGAGTCTCCAAGGATCATGGAAGATTTGAAGCCATGGAATATTGATGAGAAGTTCCACCATTGTTCCAACACCAATGATCTTCCAAAATTCTATAAGAGTTACAGAGAGAGGATGAGGAAATTTGATATCTTGAATTACCAAAAGATGTATGCTATAG GTTTTTTATCATCGAAAGATCCGCTCCAAACACTTTCATGGCATAAGAAATCCTCTTCTTTTGCCATAAAAGACATTCTTCGTCGGCCACAGAGCGGCCGGCGAAAGAACAAGGAGTCAGGGGACGCGACGAACAAGTTCATGAGGGAACTATACAGTGACTTGGAAATGGTTTATGTGGGGCAATTATGCCTTTCTTGGGAGTTTCTTCAATGGGAATATGAGAAGGCATTGGAGCTGTGGGAAAGTGACCAATACGGTTTGAAAAGATTCAATGAGGTTGCTGGGGAATTTCAACAGTTCCAGGTTTTGATTCAGAGATTTATAGAGAATGAACCTTTCCAAGGTCCACGAGTTGAAAACTACACCAAGAATCGTTGTGTCATGAGGAATCTTCTTCAAGTTCCACTCATTAGAG AAGACAACAGttccaaagataaaaagaaacaaagacAAAAAGGAGGAGATGTCGTAGCAGCAGATGATGAGTCTATAATAATAACAAGTGACATGTTAGTGGAGATTTTGGAAGAATCAATCAGAACAATTTGGCGTTTTATAAGAGCTGATAAGGATGCATCTAGCTTCACACTTAAATCTGCAAGAGAAACTCATCAACTCATGCAATTACAGGATCTCTCAGATTCACAGCTTTTACTAGAAATTCTAACagatcttcaaaag AAGGAAAAGAGATTGAAAGAGTTATTGAGGAGTGAAAGCTGCATATTGAAGAAACTTAAGAAGCATGATTACGATGAAGATGGGACAGATCAAGTGCTTTATTTTTTCTCTCAAGTGGATATGAAATTAGTTTGGAGAGTGTTGAACATGTCAAGAATAACGACTGATCAACTAGCATGGTGTCGTAGTAAATTGAACAAGATCACTTTTGTAAATAGAAGGATACATGTTGAACCAACTTTCTTGCTTTTTCCTAGTTGA
- the LOC130972970 gene encoding uncharacterized protein LOC130972970 isoform X2 → MSSACCSEFPFEVDQTNPETEAEGDSYYGSCEEDTEVKYENFDSACDSLSHESNQIDSEGCEGETEVEAGPMNECCSETFVDEGVSFGLEEEENEEEPSKLVFKFEYQSWDCNLVEEESKESCDFVERDDTISSCTNKYQIFTGASFSQFLDEPQVENFTVKEFYVHSNGDDSPFENQVIIESKEGFNAEILENSTQKVSQNKVKDSEPVAEDLPHEDDDFICSSIDSDSMNFMGEEGFLSEADFGTNIDYYTLGNHHVGEENADLITDEEEDLDFLDDKDLENLDIGYEPDDFAEEDEDIMNELRKIEEDCAKEKSSGKNFEGSLKNNSDSLAAFDGEDSSRFDTLWEHQDLIEQLKMELKKVRATGLPTILEDSESPRIMEDLKPWNIDEKFHHCSNTNDLPKFYKSYRERMRKFDILNYQKMYAIGFLSSKDPLQTLSWHKKSSSFAIKDILRRPQSGRRKNKESGDATNKFMRELYSDLEMVYVGQLCLSWEFLQWEYEKALELWESDQYGLKRFNEVAGEFQQFQVLIQRFIENEPFQGPRVENYTKNRCVMRNLLQVPLIREDNSSKDKKKQRQKGGDVVAADDESIIITSDMLVEILEESIRTIWRFIRADKDASSFTLKSARETHQLMQLQDLSDSQLLLEILTDLQKKEKRLKELLRSESCILKKLKKHDYDEDGTDQVLYFFSQVDMKLVWRVLNMSRITTDQLAWCRSKLNKITFVNRRIHVEPTFLLFPS, encoded by the exons ATGAGTTCTGCTTGTTGTTCTGAATTTCCCTTTGAAGTTGATCAAACCAATCCAGAAACCGAAGCTGAGGGGGATAGTTATTATGGATCATGTGAAGAAGATACAGAGGTGAAGTATGAGAATTTTGATTCTGCTTGTGATTCTCTATCACATGAAAGTAATCAAATTGATTCTGAAGGCTGCGAGGGCGAAACAGAAGTTGAAGCAGGGCCAATGAATGAATGTTGCTCTGAAACTTTTGTTGATGAAGGTGTAAGTTTTGgacttgaagaagaagaaaatgaagaggaaCCATCAAAGTTGGTTTTCAAATTTGAATATCAAAGTTGGGATTGCAACTTGGTTGAAGAAGAATCCAAGGAAAGTTGTGATTTTGTGGAGAGGGATGATACTATTTCCTCATGTACCAACAAGTATCAGATCTTCACTGGGGCAAGTTTCAGCCAGTTCTTGGATGAACCACAAGTTGAAAATTTCACTGTGAAAGAGTTTTATGTCCATTCAAATGGTGATGATTCTCCATTTGAAAATCAAGTTATCATTGAGTCCAAAGAAGGCTTTAATGCAGAAATTCTTGAGAATTCCACTCAAAAGGTGTCACAAAATAAGGTCAAGGATTCGGAACCAGTTGCTGAAGATTTACCACATGAAGATGATGATTTCATATGCTCAAGTATTGATTCAGATTCTATGAATTTTATGGGAGAAGAAGGTTTCTTGTCGGAAGCAGACTTCGGAACCAATATTGATTATTACACATTGGGGAACCATCATGTTGGTGAGGAAAATGCAGACCTAATAacagatgaagaagaagatttgGATTTTTTGGATGATAAAGATTTGGAGAATTTAGATATTGGTTATGAGCCTGATGATTTTGCCGAAGAAGACGAAGATATAATGAATGAGCTTAGAAAGATTGAAGAAGATTGTGCAAAGGAAAAGTCTTCAGGTAAAAATTTTGAAGGATCATTGAAGAACAATTCAGATAGTTTAGCTGCTTTTGATGGTGAGGATTCAAGCCGGTTCGACACACTTTGGGAGCATCAAGATTTGATAGAGCAGCTAAAGATGGAGCTGAAGAAAGTTAGAGCAACTGGTTTACCTACAATCCTTGAGGATTCTGAGTCTCCAAGGATCATGGAAGATTTGAAGCCATGGAATATTGATGAGAAGTTCCACCATTGTTCCAACACCAATGATCTTCCAAAATTCTATAAGAGTTACAGAGAGAGGATGAGGAAATTTGATATCTTGAATTACCAAAAGATGTATGCTATAG GTTTTTTATCATCGAAAGATCCGCTCCAAACACTTTCATGGCATAAGAAATCCTCTTCTTTTGCCATAAAAGACATTCTTCGTCGGCCACAGAGCGGCCGGCGAAAGAACAAGGAGTCAGGGGACGCGACGAACAAGTTCATGAGGGAACTATACAGTGACTTGGAAATGGTTTATGTGGGGCAATTATGCCTTTCTTGGGAGTTTCTTCAATGGGAATATGAGAAGGCATTGGAGCTGTGGGAAAGTGACCAATACGGTTTGAAAAGATTCAATGAGGTTGCTGGGGAATTTCAACAGTTCCAGGTTTTGATTCAGAGATTTATAGAGAATGAACCTTTCCAAGGTCCACGAGTTGAAAACTACACCAAGAATCGTTGTGTCATGAGGAATCTTCTTCAAGTTCCACTCATTAGAG AAGACAACAGttccaaagataaaaagaaacaaagacAAAAAGGAGGAGATGTCGTAGCAGCAGATGATGAGTCTATAATAATAACAAGTGACATGTTAGTGGAGATTTTGGAAGAATCAATCAGAACAATTTGGCGTTTTATAAGAGCTGATAAGGATGCATCTAGCTTCACACTTAAATCTGCAAGAGAAACTCATCAACTCATGCAATTACAGGATCTCTCAGATTCACAGCTTTTACTAGAAATTCTAACagatcttcaaaag AAGGAAAAGAGATTGAAAGAGTTATTGAGGAGTGAAAGCTGCATATTGAAGAAACTTAAGAAGCATGATTACGATGAAGATGGGACAGATCAAGTGCTTTATTTTTTCTCTCAAGTGGATATGAAATTAGTTTGGAGAGTGTTGAACATGTCAAGAATAACGACTGATCAACTAGCATGGTGTCGTAGTAAATTGAACAAGATCACTTTTGTAAATAGAAGGATACATGTTGAACCAACTTTCTTGCTTTTTCCTAGTTGA
- the LOC130972970 gene encoding uncharacterized protein LOC130972970 isoform X3, with protein sequence MNECCSETFVDEGVSFGLEEEENEEEPSKLVFKFEYQSWDCNLVEEESKESCDFVERDDTISSCTNKYQIFTGASFSQFLDEPQVENFTVKEFYVHSNGDDSPFENQVIIESKEGFNAEILENSTQKVSQNKVKDSEPVAEDLPHEDDDFICSSIDSDSMNFMGEEGFLSEADFGTNIDYYTLGNHHVGEENADLITDEEEDLDFLDDKDLENLDIGYEPDDFAEEDEDIMNELRKIEEDCAKEKSSGKNFEGSLKNNSDSLAAFDGEDSSRFDTLWEHQDLIEQLKMELKKVRATGLPTILEDSESPRIMEDLKPWNIDEKFHHCSNTNDLPKFYKSYRERMRKFDILNYQKMYAIGFLSSKDPLQTLSWHKKSSSFAIKDILRRPQSGRRKNKESGDATNKFMRELYSDLEMVYVGQLCLSWEFLQWEYEKALELWESDQYGLKRFNEVAGEFQQFQVLIQRFIENEPFQGPRVENYTKNRCVMRNLLQVPLIREDNSSKDKKKQRQKGGDVVAADDESIIITSDMLVEILEESIRTIWRFIRADKDASSFTLKSARETHQLMQLQDLSDSQLLLEILTDLQKKEKRLKELLRSESCILKKLKKHDYDEDGTDQVLYFFSQVDMKLVWRVLNMSRITTDQLAWCRSKLNKITFVNRRIHVEPTFLLFPS encoded by the exons ATGAATGAATGTTGCTCTGAAACTTTTGTTGATGAAGGTGTAAGTTTTGgacttgaagaagaagaaaatgaagaggaaCCATCAAAGTTGGTTTTCAAATTTGAATATCAAAGTTGGGATTGCAACTTGGTTGAAGAAGAATCCAAGGAAAGTTGTGATTTTGTGGAGAGGGATGATACTATTTCCTCATGTACCAACAAGTATCAGATCTTCACTGGGGCAAGTTTCAGCCAGTTCTTGGATGAACCACAAGTTGAAAATTTCACTGTGAAAGAGTTTTATGTCCATTCAAATGGTGATGATTCTCCATTTGAAAATCAAGTTATCATTGAGTCCAAAGAAGGCTTTAATGCAGAAATTCTTGAGAATTCCACTCAAAAGGTGTCACAAAATAAGGTCAAGGATTCGGAACCAGTTGCTGAAGATTTACCACATGAAGATGATGATTTCATATGCTCAAGTATTGATTCAGATTCTATGAATTTTATGGGAGAAGAAGGTTTCTTGTCGGAAGCAGACTTCGGAACCAATATTGATTATTACACATTGGGGAACCATCATGTTGGTGAGGAAAATGCAGACCTAATAacagatgaagaagaagatttgGATTTTTTGGATGATAAAGATTTGGAGAATTTAGATATTGGTTATGAGCCTGATGATTTTGCCGAAGAAGACGAAGATATAATGAATGAGCTTAGAAAGATTGAAGAAGATTGTGCAAAGGAAAAGTCTTCAGGTAAAAATTTTGAAGGATCATTGAAGAACAATTCAGATAGTTTAGCTGCTTTTGATGGTGAGGATTCAAGCCGGTTCGACACACTTTGGGAGCATCAAGATTTGATAGAGCAGCTAAAGATGGAGCTGAAGAAAGTTAGAGCAACTGGTTTACCTACAATCCTTGAGGATTCTGAGTCTCCAAGGATCATGGAAGATTTGAAGCCATGGAATATTGATGAGAAGTTCCACCATTGTTCCAACACCAATGATCTTCCAAAATTCTATAAGAGTTACAGAGAGAGGATGAGGAAATTTGATATCTTGAATTACCAAAAGATGTATGCTATAG GTTTTTTATCATCGAAAGATCCGCTCCAAACACTTTCATGGCATAAGAAATCCTCTTCTTTTGCCATAAAAGACATTCTTCGTCGGCCACAGAGCGGCCGGCGAAAGAACAAGGAGTCAGGGGACGCGACGAACAAGTTCATGAGGGAACTATACAGTGACTTGGAAATGGTTTATGTGGGGCAATTATGCCTTTCTTGGGAGTTTCTTCAATGGGAATATGAGAAGGCATTGGAGCTGTGGGAAAGTGACCAATACGGTTTGAAAAGATTCAATGAGGTTGCTGGGGAATTTCAACAGTTCCAGGTTTTGATTCAGAGATTTATAGAGAATGAACCTTTCCAAGGTCCACGAGTTGAAAACTACACCAAGAATCGTTGTGTCATGAGGAATCTTCTTCAAGTTCCACTCATTAGAG AAGACAACAGttccaaagataaaaagaaacaaagacAAAAAGGAGGAGATGTCGTAGCAGCAGATGATGAGTCTATAATAATAACAAGTGACATGTTAGTGGAGATTTTGGAAGAATCAATCAGAACAATTTGGCGTTTTATAAGAGCTGATAAGGATGCATCTAGCTTCACACTTAAATCTGCAAGAGAAACTCATCAACTCATGCAATTACAGGATCTCTCAGATTCACAGCTTTTACTAGAAATTCTAACagatcttcaaaag AAGGAAAAGAGATTGAAAGAGTTATTGAGGAGTGAAAGCTGCATATTGAAGAAACTTAAGAAGCATGATTACGATGAAGATGGGACAGATCAAGTGCTTTATTTTTTCTCTCAAGTGGATATGAAATTAGTTTGGAGAGTGTTGAACATGTCAAGAATAACGACTGATCAACTAGCATGGTGTCGTAGTAAATTGAACAAGATCACTTTTGTAAATAGAAGGATACATGTTGAACCAACTTTCTTGCTTTTTCCTAGTTGA
- the LOC130976262 gene encoding 60S ribosomal protein L38-like, whose amino-acid sequence MPKQIHEIKDFLLTARRKDARSVKIKRSRDVVKFKVRCSKYLYTLCVFDLEKADKLKQSLPPGLSVQDL is encoded by the exons ATG CCGAAGCAAATTCATGAGATTAAGGACTTCCTCCTCACAGCCCGTAGGAAGGATGCGCGTTCTGTGAAAATCAAGCGGAGCAGAGATGTGGTCAAGTTCAAGGTTCGTTGCTCCAAGTACCTGTATACCCTCTGTGTTTTTGACCTTGAGAAGGCCGATAAGTTGAAGCAATCACTTCCTCCAG GTTTGAGTGTGCAAGACCTTTGA